In Candidatus Methanosphaera massiliense, the following are encoded in one genomic region:
- a CDS encoding (Fe-S)-binding protein, whose translation MNYSDKIKNNIIYKGNTYGEDMQLVDDGKTHETILHRGCTCRFRESELIDFVTECLDKKEVKYDVLSDESCCGVMLFELKNYEIADKVVKNNIDKFNRHGVKKIITICPGCYESFTKYYTKYPDFNIDVIFAMDLFNNEEINCEGYIIHDPCHALERKEQVRNIVKNVPKDRANSCCGFGAGMKAGSKELTKKMALKTLSGSKVITYCPSCYHTLHRVNPDKCVDFFELLKEEL comes from the coding sequence ATGAACTATTCAGATAAAATAAAAAATAACATAATATACAAAGGTAACACTTATGGAGAAGACATGCAACTAGTTGATGATGGTAAAACCCATGAAACTATACTTCATAGAGGCTGTACTTGTAGATTTAGAGAAAGTGAATTAATAGATTTTGTTACAGAATGTCTTGATAAAAAAGAAGTCAAGTACGATGTATTGTCCGATGAAAGTTGTTGTGGTGTAATGCTATTTGAATTAAAAAACTATGAAATAGCTGATAAAGTAGTAAAGAACAACATAGACAAATTTAATAGGCATGGTGTGAAAAAAATCATAACAATATGTCCAGGATGCTATGAATCATTCACAAAATACTATACAAAATATCCTGATTTTAATATTGATGTAATATTTGCTATGGATTTATTTAACAATGAAGAAATTAATTGTGAGGGTTATATTATTCATGATCCATGTCATGCACTTGAACGAAAAGAACAAGTTAGAAATATTGTTAAGAATGTGCCTAAAGATCGTGCTAATTCTTGCTGTGGTTTTGGTGCAGGTATGAAAGCCGGTAGTAAAGAATTAACTAAAAAAATGGCATTAAAAACTCTTAGTGGAAGTAAAGTAATAACTTATTGTCCTTCTTGTTATCATACTTTACATAGAGTAAATCCTGATAAATGTGTGGATTTCTTTGAATTATTAAAAGAAGAGTTATGA